A window of Desulfuromonas soudanensis genomic DNA:
CAACCGGGTGGAGCTGCAGATGAACCAGCTCTACGGCGGCCAGGAGAAGTACGCCCTCGTCGAGGTGACCGTCCCCCCCTCCCGCCCCGAACAGACCCTGGCCCTCGCCAGGGTCAGCTGCCGCTACGACAACGCCCTCACCAACAGGAGCGAATCGTCGAGCGCCGAGGCCGTCGCCCGTTTCAGCGGCCGCGCCGAAGAGGTTCGCAAGGGGGCCAACCGCAAGGTGCAGGAGGCGGTGGTGGAAAACGAGATGGCCGTCGCCCGCGACAGGGCCCTCGACCTCTACAACGCCGGCAAACCCGCCGCCGCGGCCCTCGAATTGCGGCAGAAAAAAGACGAACTCCAGGAGAAGAACGAGGCCCTCGGCTTCTCCGATCTCGCCGGCTCGGCCGCCGGCCTCGAGGCGGACGCCGCCGCCTTCGAGGAGCAAAAACTCGACAGCCCGGCCAAGAAGGCCCTGCGCTCCGAGAGCTACAAGGTGCGCAGCCAGCAGCGGGACTACTAGGCTCCCAGGAAAGGCGGGAGACAGGGCGCCATTGCACCTTGCCTCCCGCCGCTCCTTGTTGTTAAATGGCGGGGAATCCGGAACCGAACGGGGAAAAATCAGGATAAAGAATAAAACCCTTATCCGCAGATGACGCAGAGGGGCGCAGATAAGGGCCCAACCGAAATAGCTTCAGATTTCATCTGCGGGAATCTGCGTCATCTGCGGAAAAAAATTTCGCCTCTGGCCAGAGGTCCAAGATCCGATACAGCAAAACCGCCGAAGGGATGGCGCATGCAGAAAACCCGAGTGATCGTCGCCGCCTGGCTCCTCCTCCTCATCCCGACCCTCCTCATCGGCCTCGGCTCGCTGCGCCTCCTCCGCCACGAGGGGGAGCGCCTCGCCGGCAGCGCCCGTGCCGCCGCCGAAGAACGGGCCCGAGGGGTGGTCGAATCGATGGAGCTCTCCGTCACCGAGGTGCGGGAGGGGCTCCTCGACACCCTGCGCGCCCTCCCCGCCGAAGGGCTCGCCGGGCGGCTCGAAGCCTGGAAGGACGAGAATCCCCTCATCCGCAACGTCTTCGTCTGGGCTCCCGGGGAGGGGATCGTCTTCCCGCCGCCGACGAGCCCCGGCAACGCCGAGGAAGCCTCTTTTCTGCGCCGCTACGACGACCTCTTCTCCGGCGGCGTTCCCTGGCAGCCCCCCCTCCTCGAGCAGACGGCGGCGGCCCAGAAGGCTGCGGAAAATCTCTACAGCGAGCGCCGGGCGCTCCGCGACCTCGCCCTGCTGCGCCCCGCCGCCCCCGCCTCGTCCTCCTCCCCGGCGTCCCTGGCCGCACCGACGCCGAAACCGGAAAAAACAGGGGGCTGGCTCCCCTGGTTTTCCGGCAACCGCATCTCCCTCCTCGGCTGGATCGAGGAGAGCCCGGGGGGGAGGCGCTATGGCGTCGAGGTGGAGATGATGGCCCTCCTCTCCCGCCTCGTTTCCGCCCTCCCCCCGACGCCGCCGGCCGGGGAGACCTACGCTCTTCTCGACGACACCGGGGGGGTCTTCCAGCAGAGCGGCCCGGGGATCATCGACGGCAGCACGCAGCCCCTGGCCGCCGTCGCCGCCGGGAGCGCCCTCCCCCACTGGCAGCTGGCCGTCTACCGCGACGGGGAGGGAGGGGGCGCAGGAGGGAGCTTCTTCCTCCTCTCCGCCCTCCTCGTCGGCGCCTTCGTCGCCGCCATCATCTTCGGCGGCTCCCTCCTCCTCTGGCAGGCCTGGCGGCACCAGCGCAACGCCCGGATGAAGACCTCCTTCGTCGCCAACGTCTCCCACGAGCTCAGGACCCCCCTGACGACCATCCGCATGTACGCCGAGCTCCTCGGCGAAGGGACCATCCGCAGCCAGGAGAAGCGCCGCCACTATCTGCAGGTGATCATCGGCGAAAGCGCCCGCCTCTCCCGGCTGGTCGCCAACGTCCTCGAATTCAGCCGCCTCGAACAGGGCCGCAAGCGCTACCTCCCCGAGGATCTCGACCTTCCCGCCCATCTCCACGGCATTCTCGACACCCAGCAGATGCGCCTCGCCGAAGCCGGGATGACCCTTCTCCGGCACATCCCGCCACCGCCGCTGACCGTAAAGATCGACCGCGACGCTCTCGAGCAGGTCCTTCTCAACCTCATCGACAATGCCATCAAATACGCCGCCGACGGCAAGGTCCTCGTGGTCGAACTCTCCGCCGCAAAGGACGGCTGCCGCATCCGCATCGCCGACTCCGGCCCCGGCATCCCCACGGCGCAGCGAAAGCGGATCTTCGACAAGTTCCACCGCGTCGATGACTCCCTCACCGCCCGCCAGCCCGGCAGCGGTCTGGGGCTGAGCATCGCCCGGCAGCTTCTCCTCGACCAGGGGGGGGAGCTCATGTGCTGCGCCGCCGAAATCGGCGCCTGCTTCGAAATCACCCTCCCCTCACCCGGAGCACTCGTATGAAGTCGATCACCATCCTCATCGCCGAAGACGATGCCCACCTGCGCCTGGGACTGATCGACACCCTCGAGGCCGAAGGGTACCGCGTTCTCACCGCCGTCGACGGTGCCGAAGCCATCGAGGTCTACTTCGCCGAGCGCCCCGACCTCCTCCTTCTCGACGTTATGATGCCACAGAAAAACGGCTTCGAGGTCTGCCGCGCCATCCGCAAGGCCGAAGGCCGCGTGCCGATCATCATGCTCACCGCCAAGGGAGAGGAAATCGACAAGGTCCTCGGCCTTGAACTCGGCGCCGACGACTACGTCACCAAACCCTTCGGCCTCCACGAGTTGCGGGCCCGGATCTCTGCCGTCCTGCGCCGCGCCGCGCCGGTCGACGCCGATTCCGTCCCGCAGCTCCCGGAAATTCTCCATGTCGGCGCCGCCGAAATCGACCGCAAGGGCTATCAGGGGCGACGGGGGGACTTCCGCTTCAGCCTTACCGCCCGGGAGATGCAGCTCCTCGAAACCTTCTTCGCCCGCCCCGGCGAAGTCCTCAGCCGCAACCGGCTGCTCAACCTGGTCTGGGGGATCGACTACTTCGGCACCACCCGCACCCTCGATCAGCACGTCGCCCAGCTGCGCAAGAAGATCGAGTGCGACCCGCAGGCGCCGACGGTGATCGTCACCGTCCACGGGGTCGGCTATCGTTTCGAAGGATGAGGGAAAGGGGTCTTGACGGGGCCAAAATACGGGATAGAGTGAAATCGCAAGAGAAGGGTTAATCCCGAAAACGCCAAACCTGCCGTGAGGCCGGGACGGAAAGCGACGGATCTCCGAAGGGAGAAGATGGCCGAGCTGCCGAAGGATTTTATATCCTTGCCGGGCACTTCGGCCTTTTGTTTTTTCGGGGAAGCATTTCGTCATGATCCAGGACAAAACGGCTCGATCCCCGCAAAGACGCCGTCACCTTCCTCGACCTTCTGCCGTCAGGATTGAAGGAGAAAAGGCAATGAAAAGACAAAGAGACAAGGAAGGCGAGGAATCGCCGCAGGGTCCGGCGATGCCGCAGAAGGAGCACCTGTGGCTGCACAAATTCCTCGGCGAGTGGACCTTTGAAGGGACCGCGACGATGGAACCGGACCAGGCGCCGGTGGAATTCCGGGGGAGCGAAAAGGTGCGTTCGCTGGGTGAGATCTGGATTCTCGCCGAAGGAGAGGGCGAAATGCCCGGGTGCGGGACGGCGACGACGCTGATGACCCTCGGCTACGACCCCCAGAAAAATCGTTTTTTGGGGACCTGGGTCGGTTCGATGATGACCCACCTGTGGGTGTATGACGGCACCCTCGACGCCGGCGGCACGGTCCTGACCCTGAATACCCTGGGCCCCGATCAGGAAGGAAAATTGATCAAGTTCAAGGATGTTATCGAGTTCAAAAGCGCCGACCACCGGGTGCTGACTTCGCACCTGCTCGGCGGCGACGGGGCGTGGTTCGGCTTCATGACAGCGAACTATCGCCGCCGGAAGTAACCCGCCGACCCCGGTCGATTCCGGGAGAGGGACTTTTTGCCTATGAACAGGAGTTTCCGGCCGCCCGCCAGGGGCCGCTCGCCGATACCGACAAGGATCATCCGAAAAGGTCTCATTCTTTCGGGTCTCGCCCTGCTTCTGGCGGTCCTGGCCGCCGGAGCGGTCGCGGGGCCCGAGAGTCCAGCCCCGATGACGAGCGGCTACGCGCCGGTCAACGGCCTGCGCATCTATTACGAAATTCACGGCCCGGAAGACTCCCGCCAGGTGCCGCTGCTCCTGCTGCACGGCGGCGGCTCGACCATCGACACCTCCTTCGGCGAGATGCTGCCGCTTCTGGCGGCGCGAAGGCAGGTGATCGCCTTCGAACAGCAGGGGCACGGCCGCACCGCCGACATCCCCGGCCGTCCCTTCACCTTCGCCCAGTCGGCAGCGGACGCCGTCGCCCTCCTCCGGTACCTCAAAATCGCCACGGCCGACCTCTTCGCCTACAGCAACGGCGGCCACATCGCCCTGCAGATCGCCCTCGACCATCCGGAGGCTGTGCGCAAACTAATCATCGAGTCGGCCATGTCCGACCGGCAGGGGACCGACCCCGCCTTCTGGGAGTCGTTCCAGGGGGCGAAACTCGAGGAGATGCCGGCGGAGTTGCGGGCCGCCTACCTCGCAACGGCCCCCCGCCCGGAGGACCTCCCCGCCTTCTTCGCCAAGAGCGTGCAGAGGATGGTCGATTTCAGGGGCTGGACCGCGGCGGAGATCTCTTCGATCGCCGCGCCGACCCTGGTCGTGATCGGCGACCACGACATCGTCCGCCCCGAGCACGCCGTGGCGCTGTTCCGACTCCTCCCCGACGCCCGCCTCGCCATCCTGCCGGGGACCGATCACATGACGGTCGTCAAACGCTCCGCCTGGCTGCTGCCGATGATCGATGAATTTCTCGACACACCGATGCCCCAGGGTCCGGGCAGGGCTCCGGAGGAACCGCCGAAGCTGCCAAGGTGAAGAGACGACAACCCGAAGGAGGAGTCCGGCATGAACGTCGAAGCCTACCTTCTCTTTGTCCTACTCGCCGAGGGAGTGAAGTGCAGAGCAACAATCCCCCCCTGTGGCAAAGAAGTTCTACCTCAACCTCTTCGACTGGAAACTCGAGAACGCACCAGTAATGGAATACACGATGATCGACGGCGGCGGGATAATGAGAAATCCCCTGCCGGAGGTCCATTCCTTCTGGCTCCCCTACGTCCTCGCCCCGGCAATTTTCGGCGAGCTGATACGGGATGGGGAGGGAAGACGAAGAGGGTGATTCAGGCGCTGCTGACGATGGGGAAGCCGGACATCGAGGGGCGCAAGTGGGCGGATGAAGAGCGGAGGATTGCAATCCGGAATCTGGTCCGGGCGGGACCGAAACAAGTCGGCCTGATCCTTTTGCTGGGCTTCTTTGGTTACCTGAAATCACCAGATTTTGAAGTGCTGGCGTTAAAATCAGCTTAGGTTTTCCAAAATGCGTTGTCAAATTGATGACTTGAACTGTTTAGCATGAGGCCCCCCTTCAAAATCGTTGAATTCAGCCTTAGAAACTGCTAAACAACAATATGCTGAATTTTTTGGATTTTTCAACCGAGGGCACGTTTACCATTCATATCGGATATGGTGATAACAACCCATTCCCTGTTAGGTTTTATGTGAATTACAAACGGGAAACAATAATTGGATCTACTGCATTTATTGCTGTAATTCTAGGCTTTGCATTTACTGGTGGCCTGAATGCATTGCTTTATTTCTTTTGTCTGACCATTATAACGCTTTGGTCGTGGTGGATTTATACAGTTAAAACTAATAGTAAAGTCATTTTTTATTGGGTAAAAGTTCCAGCGAATATTTTTCTAAATCCACTTTTGCTTATACTTTTGCTAGGCTCTTGGTCTCAAAATAATTTTAAGGCTAAAAACATTGGAAAATACGGAGCATATGATTCAGAAAAAAAAACCAACACTAGGGTGAACACGGGCTAAAAAACAGGGGTGCTTCCCGAATAGGCCGCTACTAAAGAATGAAATAAAATGGCAGAGTTCAAAAAATTCCCCAAAGGTGAAATAAGAAAGAACGGCAACTTCTATGGATGGGCAATTGTTTTTGCCTTCTTCGGAGTCTGGGGAATCGATGCCATTTTATCTCGAGAACTCGCTGGCCGGCACGGAACGATTTCTCTCGAAGGGAAAGCCGCAGTAGTTGCTGGAATAGCCTTCTTGGCCTATGCGGCCTATGCCCTTTTTCACATGTTCATCAGGCTTGAAAAAGAAGAGCTTAAAATTGAAGGCGCTCACGAACTCGAAAATTTTGAAGAAGAAATTTTTAGTTATAAAACCAAATTTGAAATCGCGCACTCATGTGCCCCAAACGGGCGATCTTGCGTTCCTACTTTTTACTATATTTTGGAAATCGACCTAAATAAACTCCTAAACTTCAATATAAACATCAAGCAGCGTGACAAAGTAGAATACATACTTTGGAAAATTGGTTTAACACGCATCTTCGACGGTTTGACAAATAACTACTACTTTGACTCACGCTATCGCGTTAAAAGTTCGGACAGAAACGAATTTAAAAGAATCTTTAATATTGACATTATCCACCTCCTTGAAGAGTTCGACAGAGATTATTTGAGGTAAGTTGAAAAAATCGGACACCAATGTTAAGAAATCTATCTTACGGAGGTGTCAACATGACAAGAGGTTCTAATGGCCGCTACTCGAAGGAATTTCGCATTGAGGCCGTAAAAATGGTGGTTGAAGGAGGTGTCGCTGTCTATGAGGCATCGCGCCAGTTATCCCTGCCGAAATCCACCCTTGAGAATTGGGTAAGGGCGTTCAAGGCCGGAAAGCTCAGCAATATCGGTGGCAAAGGCCAACAGCGCCCGCTGACCGAAGTCGAGCTGGAACTTGACAGGGTTAAACGAGAACTGGCCCAGGTCAAGCAGGAGCGCGACATCCTAAAAAAAGCCGCCGCGTACTTTGCCAAGGAGTCGCTGCCCGGTACGCGGTAATAAATCAACTTCGACCTGAGTTCTCTGTCCCTCTGCTCTGCCAGAGCCTGGAGGTTTCACCCAGTGGTTATTACACCTGGCTGAAGCGCCCGGACTCACCCCGGCAGAAGGAGGAGGCACGGCTCGCAATCGAAATCAAGGCGGCTCACAAAAGAAACCGGGAAACCTACGGTCCCGAACGATTACAAACCGATCTCGCCGAGCATGGCGTTCAGGTCGGGGTCCATCGGATCAAGCGAATCCGCAAGAAACAGGGGATTCGCTGCAAGCAGGTGAAGAAGTTCAAGGCGACAACAAACTCCAACCATTCACTGCCTGTCGCCGAGAACCTTCTGGACCAAAACTTTGCAGTCGAAGCCCCCAACCAGGTCTGGGTAACTGACATTACTTACATCCCCACCGCCGAAGGCTGGCTGTATCTCGCAGGGCATAAAGACCTCTTCACCGGAGAGGTCGTGGGATATGCGATGGGCGAAAGAATGACGAAGAATCTGGTGAGTCAATCCCTTTTCCGTGCCGTGTCAGTCAAGCGCCCGGCCACCGGGTTAATCCATCATTCGGACCGGGGCAGCCAGTATTGCGCCTTGGAGTTCCAGCAACTACTGAAGCAGTTCAAGATGCGGACTTCGATGAGCCGCAGAGGCAACTGCTACGACAACGCCCCCATCGAGAGCTTTTGGGGGACACTGAAAAACGAATTGGTCCACCATCGTCGTTACGCCACCCGGTGGGAAGCGATGCGAGAAATCACGGAGTACATCGAAATTTTCTACAATCGCCAAAGGCGCCAGAAACGGCTGGGTTACCTGTCGCCTGCTGCCTACGAACAGGAATATTATAGAGAGCTAAGAGTAGCATAGGAACTTTGGTGTCCGCTATTGACGACCGACCTCAGTTCGATCACCGCCGCTCCCGCGGACATTTTGTTGAGGGGCTTCTGGTGGAAAAGCAAAACCGGGAAAAACAAGGACGAATCCTCGATCGCAGTTGCCGTGGATTCTCTCTTTGCTCCTGAGGTGTCCCCGGAATTCCAGGATGAGAATGAAATTCGTAGATACATTTGAAAAACACCAAAAATAACTTAAGGGGTCGCTTAAGGGGTCGTGTCTACACTTTTCACAAAATGAAATGTGTAGACACGACCCCCATAGGTCCAACTTCTTATTGCGGGGCAGATTCACATTGCAAGTGCACCACTTTGGGCTTCCGCGAAAACTTCCTGTGGAGTCCGGTAGCCAAGGCACTTTCTTGGCCTGTTGTTGAGCCGATCTACCGCCTTTTGCAAAGCCGTTGCTGATATGCGTTTAAAATTAGTTCCCTTGGGGAAGTAGAAGCGTAGCAATCCATTGGTACGGGGAAAAAGAGAAGGTCGACGGCCAGTGGAAGTTGATGACGATGCTTCACAACATCTTCAAGATTCATCGCTACGGATGGGCGGTATGGTGGAAGGAAAAAGCAGGAAAAGGACCTTGGGATGGCCGAAAAGGGTCTTTTTTTGGACAAAGTAGGCAGAAGGATGATTCAGTAAAGTTAAATGTTGCCAGCTCGGATTTGCGCCTGAAGGTTTCAAAAATTCGTGACCAGGGATAATTCGGCCCCTGTGATGATGCTTTTTCTACAGACTCGTTAGAGACAAGAAGAGAAAGAAATGGAATTAAACATAACAGCAAAGTGGGTTTTGGGAATTATTGCAGGGTTCCGGGGACACCTCACTTAATTGAGACATCCATGAATTAAGTGAGGTGTCCCCGGAATTCTAACCCTACACCCTCATTAGATTTTGAAATGGAAACATGATGGAATTTTTTGAAAAATATCCTGGAATTGCTATTACCATAATCACCCTAATCGGTGCTTGTATTGGGTATGTTTATCGTGCAAGGAAAGAAAAGAAAGAAAATTTAAACATTTCTTTATACCTATTACTGGAAATTTGGCACAGACTTTCGGTCCTTGCAAAATTTAACTTTGATCCAGAATTTGATGAAGTAATTAATGAACTTACAAATCAACTCCCCGAAGCTAAACTCGACGAAGACCAAAAAAATGAAATAAAGAGATACTTCACGCCGATATTAATTGAAAAATCTCACAAAACTGCACTCAGCGACTTCGGTACTTATACCGATGCATTTGACTCGGCAGTATTGAAATTATCGAAAGATTTACCTTTTTTCGCATACAGAATAAATTCAACAAGTCGCATCACTACTGTCCGGTTAACTTTGAATGTACGTCGATAACCTACTGAAAATTATAGTACTTTGGCTCAACTGTTCTTTTCTCGATTTGAAATCGCTTCACCCCGCCCGCGAGTGATATCTTCCTGACACTTCAGGAGGGCATCCATGAACGCTGGCCAGACCGTTTTCAGACAGCTACTTCAGTTTCTCCCGCGTCACGAGTTCAACCTCTGTGCCCGACGGTATCGCGGCGAGTACCGGGCCAAAAGCTTTACTGCATTTGACCAGTTCCTGTGCCTGGCTTATGCCCAGCTATCGGGTCGCGAGAGCTTGAGGGATATCGAAACGTGCCTGAACTCTCATCGGGAGAAGCTCTACCACATCGGATTTCGTGGCGCTGTCTCCCGCTCCACCCTTGCCGACGCCAACGAGCGCCGGGATTGGCGCATTTTTCAGGATTTCGGCCAAGTCCTGATCGGCATGGCACAGCAGCTGTACCGGGATGAGCCCTTGGCCATCGAGTTGAAGCAGCCACTGTTCGCCTTTGACTCGACGACCATTGACCTCTGCCTCACCCTGTTTCCGTGGGCCGAGTTTCGCACGACCAAGGCAGCGGTCAAGATGCACACGCTCATTGACTTGCGCGGCATCATCCCCACGTTTGTGGCCGTGACAACCGGCAAAGTACATGACGTCAAGATGCTTGACGAAATGCCCGTCACCGAAGAGGCCATCTACACGATGGACCGCGGCTACGTAGATTTTGCCCGGCTCTATGCCATTCACCGACAGGGCGCCTTCTTCGTGGTGCGGGCCAAGGACAACCTACGCTACCAGCGGTTGTACTCTTTGCCCAAGGACAAGGAGGCCGGCGTCCGAGCCGACCAAGTGATTGCCTTGGTCACCCAGAAATCGAAAAAGGGTTACCCGGAGAGATTGCGCCGGGTCAGTTATGTTGATAAAGAGCGAAACAAGCGGCTTGTATTCCTCACCAACCACTTTGAAATTGGAGCCACAACGGTTGCAGACATCTATAAACAGCGCTGGCAAGTGGAGCTATTCTTCAAGTGGATCAAACAGCATCTACGAATAAAAGCGTTCTACGGGACTTCTATCAATGCGGTCAAGAGCCAGATATGGGTAGCTCTTTGCATATATCTACTTGTGGCGATCGCTAAAAGGCAGCTTAGCATCA
This region includes:
- a CDS encoding sensor histidine kinase → MQKTRVIVAAWLLLLIPTLLIGLGSLRLLRHEGERLAGSARAAAEERARGVVESMELSVTEVREGLLDTLRALPAEGLAGRLEAWKDENPLIRNVFVWAPGEGIVFPPPTSPGNAEEASFLRRYDDLFSGGVPWQPPLLEQTAAAQKAAENLYSERRALRDLALLRPAAPASSSSPASLAAPTPKPEKTGGWLPWFSGNRISLLGWIEESPGGRRYGVEVEMMALLSRLVSALPPTPPAGETYALLDDTGGVFQQSGPGIIDGSTQPLAAVAAGSALPHWQLAVYRDGEGGGAGGSFFLLSALLVGAFVAAIIFGGSLLLWQAWRHQRNARMKTSFVANVSHELRTPLTTIRMYAELLGEGTIRSQEKRRHYLQVIIGESARLSRLVANVLEFSRLEQGRKRYLPEDLDLPAHLHGILDTQQMRLAEAGMTLLRHIPPPPLTVKIDRDALEQVLLNLIDNAIKYAADGKVLVVELSAAKDGCRIRIADSGPGIPTAQRKRIFDKFHRVDDSLTARQPGSGLGLSIARQLLLDQGGELMCCAAEIGACFEITLPSPGALV
- a CDS encoding response regulator transcription factor: MKSITILIAEDDAHLRLGLIDTLEAEGYRVLTAVDGAEAIEVYFAERPDLLLLDVMMPQKNGFEVCRAIRKAEGRVPIIMLTAKGEEIDKVLGLELGADDYVTKPFGLHELRARISAVLRRAAPVDADSVPQLPEILHVGAAEIDRKGYQGRRGDFRFSLTAREMQLLETFFARPGEVLSRNRLLNLVWGIDYFGTTRTLDQHVAQLRKKIECDPQAPTVIVTVHGVGYRFEG
- a CDS encoding DUF1579 domain-containing protein, which produces MKRQRDKEGEESPQGPAMPQKEHLWLHKFLGEWTFEGTATMEPDQAPVEFRGSEKVRSLGEIWILAEGEGEMPGCGTATTLMTLGYDPQKNRFLGTWVGSMMTHLWVYDGTLDAGGTVLTLNTLGPDQEGKLIKFKDVIEFKSADHRVLTSHLLGGDGAWFGFMTANYRRRK
- a CDS encoding alpha/beta fold hydrolase, which produces MTSGYAPVNGLRIYYEIHGPEDSRQVPLLLLHGGGSTIDTSFGEMLPLLAARRQVIAFEQQGHGRTADIPGRPFTFAQSAADAVALLRYLKIATADLFAYSNGGHIALQIALDHPEAVRKLIIESAMSDRQGTDPAFWESFQGAKLEEMPAELRAAYLATAPRPEDLPAFFAKSVQRMVDFRGWTAAEISSIAAPTLVVIGDHDIVRPEHAVALFRLLPDARLAILPGTDHMTVVKRSAWLLPMIDEFLDTPMPQGPGRAPEEPPKLPR
- a CDS encoding IS3 family transposase (programmed frameshift) — encoded protein: MTRGSNGRYSKEFRIEAVKMVVEGGVAVYEASRQLSLPKSTLENWVRAFKAGKLSNIGGKGQQRPLTEVELELDRVKRELAQVKQERDILKKGRRVLCQGVAARYAVINQLRPEFSVPLLCQSLEVSPSGYYTWLKRPDSPRQKEEARLAIEIKAAHKRNRETYGPERLQTDLAEHGVQVGVHRIKRIRKKQGIRCKQVKKFKATTNSNHSLPVAENLLDQNFAVEAPNQVWVTDITYIPTAEGWLYLAGHKDLFTGEVVGYAMGERMTKNLVSQSLFRAVSVKRPATGLIHHSDRGSQYCALEFQQLLKQFKMRTSMSRRGNCYDNAPIESFWGTLKNELVHHRRYATRWEAMREITEYIEIFYNRQRRQKRLGYLSPAAYEQEYYRELRVA
- a CDS encoding IS4 family transposase, producing the protein MNAGQTVFRQLLQFLPRHEFNLCARRYRGEYRAKSFTAFDQFLCLAYAQLSGRESLRDIETCLNSHREKLYHIGFRGAVSRSTLADANERRDWRIFQDFGQVLIGMAQQLYRDEPLAIELKQPLFAFDSTTIDLCLTLFPWAEFRTTKAAVKMHTLIDLRGIIPTFVAVTTGKVHDVKMLDEMPVTEEAIYTMDRGYVDFARLYAIHRQGAFFVVRAKDNLRYQRLYSLPKDKEAGVRADQVIALVTQKSKKGYPERLRRVSYVDKERNKRLVFLTNHFEIGATTVADIYKQRWQVELFFKWIKQHLRIKAFYGTSINAVKSQIWVALCIYLLVAIAKRQLSIKCTLYTFLQILEVNLFEKKPISSLVAEALKQIPDTQDYNQLNLFGY